A genome region from Musa acuminata AAA Group cultivar baxijiao chromosome BXJ3-5, Cavendish_Baxijiao_AAA, whole genome shotgun sequence includes the following:
- the LOC135638726 gene encoding glutamate receptor 3.5-like isoform X1 has translation MRFCKQRNLPISSRKKNSSFPVLQAYKGILPLQRRHAILSFPLGFFFVWQKEVSDLFLLSHLTNISCLQSFLLADLPSSLFCCIKISFQRSNSFGGILSHVVSKTMASMSPLFMIWFLVGLSGAVGELGDGTTKPGMVNVGVLYTFNSTIGRAAMVGIELAIEDVNADSTILAGTQLNVIAQDTNCSGFVGTIEALRLMEKKVVAVVGPQSSGIGHVISHVVTELHVPLLSFAATDPTLSPLEHPYFIRTTHSDYFQMNAIADLVEHFGWREVTAIFVDDDYGRGGVIALGDALAKKRSRISYKAGFPPNAGPTAINDLLVRVNLMESRVFVVHVNPDTGMNVFSVAKNMGMMATGYVWIATDWLASTLDSVVGPDPNAMSLLQGAIVLRHHTPDSASKRRFTARWNAMIRAGNASSGLNSYGLYAYDSLWVVARAIDRFLSAGNTINFSADPRLHEANGSTLHLSTLRIFDGGESLLQQLLLTNFTGLTGQIEFDSERNLIRPSYDILNIGGGPRLIGYWSNYSGLSVIAPEILYQQPPNTSTTSQQQLFGVVWPGETTAPPRGWVFPNDGKPLRIGVPNRASFKEFVTNSSNSDDLGGFCIDVFNAAIKLLPYPVPCSFVLIGDGSRNPNYDEIVNMVARNELDAAVGDIAIVRNRIKIVDFTQPYTESGLVIVTRVRASSSSAWAFLKPFTLEMWCATGAFFLVVGAAVWILEHRENPEFRGTPKQQIATMFWFSFSTMFFVHRENTVSTLGRFVLIVWLFVVLIINSSYTASLTSILTVQQLSSGITGLDSLLSTSDPIGYQEGKFARNYMIEELNIPESRLKPLNSPEEYAKALELGPKGGGVAAIVDEIPYVEILLSVYCHFRIVGPEFTKNGWGFAFQRDSPLAVDLSTAILTLSENGDLQRIHDKWLSRTECSSQDTDLEANRLSLSSFWGLFLLSGIVCVLALIVYIIKTCCQYSKFSSTEAGKSKENVEVSSNRKDPKLSKLKSFKNLMHFVDTKEEEIDKVIKRRLSDKQQQQGASTSDNVPSTSHA, from the exons ATGCGATTCTGCAAGCAGCGCAATCTTCCGATATCTTCGAGAAAGAAAAACAGTTCTTTTCCTGTTCTCCAAGCTTATAAAGGGATTCTCCCACTGCAGAGGCGGCATGCAATCCTTTCCTTCccattaggttttttttttgtttggcaaAAGGAGGTTTCAGATCTCTTTCTGCTTTCTCATCTCACAAACATTTCCTGTCTCCAATCCTTTCTTTTAGCTGACTTACCTTCTTCTCTTTTCTGCTGCATAAAAATTTCATTTCAGAGAAGCAACTCTTTCGGGGGGATACTTTCGCATGTTGTGTCCAAGACGATGGCCAGCATGTCTCCGCTGTTCATGATATGGTTCTTGGTTGGCCTTAGTGGCGCGGTGGGTGAGCTTGGCGATGGAACCACCAAGCCTGGCATGGTGAATGTGGGTGTTCTTTACACCTTTAATTCTACCATCGGAAGGGCAGCCATGGTTGGGATCGAGCTAGCAATAGAAGACGTCAATGCAGACTCCACGATCCTTGCGGGGACCCAGCTGAATGTGATCGCACAGGACACAAACTGCAGCGGCTTTGTTGGAACGATCGAAG CCTTACGACTGATGGAGAAGAAGGTGGTGGCAGTCGTCGGTCCGCAGTCCTCCGGCATCGGCCATGTCATCTCCCACGTCGTCACCGAGCTCCATGTCCCTCTCTTATCCTTCGCCGCCACCGATCCAACCCTCTCCCCACTGGAGCACCCCTACTTCATCCGAACAACTCACAGCGACTACTTCCAGATGAACGCCATCGCCGACCTCGTCGAACACTTCGGCTGGCGAGAGGTGACCGCCATCTTCGTCGACGACGACTACGGCAGGGGCGGCGTGATAGCACTCGGCGACGCGCTCGCCAAGAAGCGTTCCAGGATCTCATACAAAGCTGGCTTCCCTCCCAACGCTGGCCCGACCGCGATCAATGACTTGCTGGTGAGAGTCAATCTCATGGAGTCTCGCGTCTTCGTCGTGCATGTCAACCCTGACACCGGCATGAACGTCTTCTCCGTCGCCAAGAATATGGGGATGATGGCCACCGGATACGTGTGGATCGCCACAGATTGGCTTGCTTCCACTCTGGATTCGGTCGTGGGACCAGATCCCAACGCCATGAGCCTCCTCCAAGGCGCCATTGTTCTTCGCCACCACACACCGGATTCAGCTTCCAAGAGGCGATTCACAGCTCGGTGGAACGCCATGATTCGCGCTGGAAACGCTTCGTCCGGCTTGAACAGCTACGGCCTCTACGCTTACGATTCACTCTGGGTGGTTGCTCGTGCCATCGATCGATTTCTAAGTGCAGGAAACACCATCAACTTCTCTGCAGATCCTCGCTTGCACGAGGCCAATGGCAGCACTCTGCACTTGTCGACGCTGCGTATTTTCGACGGAGGCGAAAGCTTGCTTCAGCAGCTGCTGCTCACAAACTTCACCGGATTGACAGGCCAAATCGAGTTCGATTCGGAGAGAAATCTCATCCGACCTTCTTATGACATCCTCAACATAGGAGGTGGACCTCGATTGATCGGATACTGGTCCAATTACTCTGGTCTATCGGTTATTGCTCCTGAGATCTTATACCAGCAGCCACCGAACACTTCCACCACGAGCCAGCAGCAGCTTTTCGGTGTCGTGTGGCCCGGCGAAACGACGGCGCCGCCGCGTGGTTGGGTGTTCCCCAACGATGGCAAGCCTCTCAGGATCGGAGTTCCGAACCGAGCGAGCTTCAAGGAGTTCGTGACCAACAGTTCCAACTCCGACGATCTCGGTGGCTTCTGCATCGATGTGTTCAATGCTGCAATCAAGCTGCTGCCTTACCCGGTTCCTTGCTCGTTTGTGCTGATCGGAGACGGTTCTAGGAATCCAAATTACGACGAAATCGTCAACATGGTCGCTCGAAAT GAGCTCGATGCTGCCGTAGGAGACATTGCAATCGTGAGGAACAGAATCAAGATCGTGGATTTCACGCAGCCATACACCGAATCAGGACTCGTTATAGTCACTCGAGTTCGGGCGAGCAGCTCAAGTGCTTGGGCCTTCCTGAAGCCATTCACGTTGGAGATGTGGTGCGCCACCGGAGCTTTCTTCCTCGTTGTGGGTGCAGCCGTTTGGATTCTCGAGCACAGAGAGAACCCCGAGTTCCGCGGCACTCCGAAACAACAGATCGCAACCATGTTCTG GTTTAGCTTTTCGACGATGTTTTTCGTGCACA GAGAGAACACGGTGAGCACACTCGGGCGATTCGTGCTGATCGTGTGGCTGTTTGTGGTCCTAATCATCAACTCAAGCTACACAGCCAGCTTAACGTCGATCCTCACAGTTCAGCAGCTGTCTTCGGGGATTACAGGCCTCGACAGCCTTCTCTCAACCTCCGACCCAATTGGCTACCAGGAGGGGAAGTTTGCAAGAAACTACATGATAGAGGAGCTCAACATTCCGGAATCCAGGCTGAAGCCATTGAACTCCCCTGAAGAGTACGCTAAAGCTCTCGAGCTTGGACCAAAAGGTGGTGGTGTCGCAGCCATAGTCGATGAGATTCCTTacgttgagatcttgctctccgtcTACTGCCACTTCAGAATAGTGGGCCCAGAATTCACCAAAAATGGATGGGGATTC GCATTCCAGAGAGACTCTCCTCTTGCAGTTGACTTGTCTACTGCAATCCTGACACTGTCCGAGAACGGTGATCTCCAAAGAATCCATGACAAGTGGCTATCGCGAACTGAATGTTCTTCGCAAGATACCGACCTAGAAGCCAACCGGCTAAGTCTCAGTAGCTTCTGgggcctcttcctcctctccggcATCGTGTGCGTTCTTGCTCTCATCGTCTACATCATCAAGACATGCTGTCAGTACAGCAAGTTTAGCAGCACAGAGGCTGGCAAATCCAAGGAAAATGTCGAGGTAAGCAGCAACCGAAAGGATCCCAAACTTAGCAAGTTAAAGAGCTTCAAGAACTTGATGCACTTTGTCGATACCAAGGAAGAAGAGATTGATAAGGTGATCAAGAGGAGACTGAGTgacaaacaacaacaacaaggtgCTTCTACTTCAGATAATGTGCCTTCTACGTCACATGCATAG
- the LOC135638726 gene encoding glutamate receptor 3.5-like isoform X2 gives MRFCKQRNLPISSRKKNSSFPVLQAYKGILPLQRRHAILSFPLGFFFVWQKERSNSFGGILSHVVSKTMASMSPLFMIWFLVGLSGAVGELGDGTTKPGMVNVGVLYTFNSTIGRAAMVGIELAIEDVNADSTILAGTQLNVIAQDTNCSGFVGTIEALRLMEKKVVAVVGPQSSGIGHVISHVVTELHVPLLSFAATDPTLSPLEHPYFIRTTHSDYFQMNAIADLVEHFGWREVTAIFVDDDYGRGGVIALGDALAKKRSRISYKAGFPPNAGPTAINDLLVRVNLMESRVFVVHVNPDTGMNVFSVAKNMGMMATGYVWIATDWLASTLDSVVGPDPNAMSLLQGAIVLRHHTPDSASKRRFTARWNAMIRAGNASSGLNSYGLYAYDSLWVVARAIDRFLSAGNTINFSADPRLHEANGSTLHLSTLRIFDGGESLLQQLLLTNFTGLTGQIEFDSERNLIRPSYDILNIGGGPRLIGYWSNYSGLSVIAPEILYQQPPNTSTTSQQQLFGVVWPGETTAPPRGWVFPNDGKPLRIGVPNRASFKEFVTNSSNSDDLGGFCIDVFNAAIKLLPYPVPCSFVLIGDGSRNPNYDEIVNMVARNELDAAVGDIAIVRNRIKIVDFTQPYTESGLVIVTRVRASSSSAWAFLKPFTLEMWCATGAFFLVVGAAVWILEHRENPEFRGTPKQQIATMFWFSFSTMFFVHRENTVSTLGRFVLIVWLFVVLIINSSYTASLTSILTVQQLSSGITGLDSLLSTSDPIGYQEGKFARNYMIEELNIPESRLKPLNSPEEYAKALELGPKGGGVAAIVDEIPYVEILLSVYCHFRIVGPEFTKNGWGFAFQRDSPLAVDLSTAILTLSENGDLQRIHDKWLSRTECSSQDTDLEANRLSLSSFWGLFLLSGIVCVLALIVYIIKTCCQYSKFSSTEAGKSKENVEVSSNRKDPKLSKLKSFKNLMHFVDTKEEEIDKVIKRRLSDKQQQQGASTSDNVPSTSHA, from the exons ATGCGATTCTGCAAGCAGCGCAATCTTCCGATATCTTCGAGAAAGAAAAACAGTTCTTTTCCTGTTCTCCAAGCTTATAAAGGGATTCTCCCACTGCAGAGGCGGCATGCAATCCTTTCCTTCccattaggttttttttttgtttggcaaAAGGAG AGAAGCAACTCTTTCGGGGGGATACTTTCGCATGTTGTGTCCAAGACGATGGCCAGCATGTCTCCGCTGTTCATGATATGGTTCTTGGTTGGCCTTAGTGGCGCGGTGGGTGAGCTTGGCGATGGAACCACCAAGCCTGGCATGGTGAATGTGGGTGTTCTTTACACCTTTAATTCTACCATCGGAAGGGCAGCCATGGTTGGGATCGAGCTAGCAATAGAAGACGTCAATGCAGACTCCACGATCCTTGCGGGGACCCAGCTGAATGTGATCGCACAGGACACAAACTGCAGCGGCTTTGTTGGAACGATCGAAG CCTTACGACTGATGGAGAAGAAGGTGGTGGCAGTCGTCGGTCCGCAGTCCTCCGGCATCGGCCATGTCATCTCCCACGTCGTCACCGAGCTCCATGTCCCTCTCTTATCCTTCGCCGCCACCGATCCAACCCTCTCCCCACTGGAGCACCCCTACTTCATCCGAACAACTCACAGCGACTACTTCCAGATGAACGCCATCGCCGACCTCGTCGAACACTTCGGCTGGCGAGAGGTGACCGCCATCTTCGTCGACGACGACTACGGCAGGGGCGGCGTGATAGCACTCGGCGACGCGCTCGCCAAGAAGCGTTCCAGGATCTCATACAAAGCTGGCTTCCCTCCCAACGCTGGCCCGACCGCGATCAATGACTTGCTGGTGAGAGTCAATCTCATGGAGTCTCGCGTCTTCGTCGTGCATGTCAACCCTGACACCGGCATGAACGTCTTCTCCGTCGCCAAGAATATGGGGATGATGGCCACCGGATACGTGTGGATCGCCACAGATTGGCTTGCTTCCACTCTGGATTCGGTCGTGGGACCAGATCCCAACGCCATGAGCCTCCTCCAAGGCGCCATTGTTCTTCGCCACCACACACCGGATTCAGCTTCCAAGAGGCGATTCACAGCTCGGTGGAACGCCATGATTCGCGCTGGAAACGCTTCGTCCGGCTTGAACAGCTACGGCCTCTACGCTTACGATTCACTCTGGGTGGTTGCTCGTGCCATCGATCGATTTCTAAGTGCAGGAAACACCATCAACTTCTCTGCAGATCCTCGCTTGCACGAGGCCAATGGCAGCACTCTGCACTTGTCGACGCTGCGTATTTTCGACGGAGGCGAAAGCTTGCTTCAGCAGCTGCTGCTCACAAACTTCACCGGATTGACAGGCCAAATCGAGTTCGATTCGGAGAGAAATCTCATCCGACCTTCTTATGACATCCTCAACATAGGAGGTGGACCTCGATTGATCGGATACTGGTCCAATTACTCTGGTCTATCGGTTATTGCTCCTGAGATCTTATACCAGCAGCCACCGAACACTTCCACCACGAGCCAGCAGCAGCTTTTCGGTGTCGTGTGGCCCGGCGAAACGACGGCGCCGCCGCGTGGTTGGGTGTTCCCCAACGATGGCAAGCCTCTCAGGATCGGAGTTCCGAACCGAGCGAGCTTCAAGGAGTTCGTGACCAACAGTTCCAACTCCGACGATCTCGGTGGCTTCTGCATCGATGTGTTCAATGCTGCAATCAAGCTGCTGCCTTACCCGGTTCCTTGCTCGTTTGTGCTGATCGGAGACGGTTCTAGGAATCCAAATTACGACGAAATCGTCAACATGGTCGCTCGAAAT GAGCTCGATGCTGCCGTAGGAGACATTGCAATCGTGAGGAACAGAATCAAGATCGTGGATTTCACGCAGCCATACACCGAATCAGGACTCGTTATAGTCACTCGAGTTCGGGCGAGCAGCTCAAGTGCTTGGGCCTTCCTGAAGCCATTCACGTTGGAGATGTGGTGCGCCACCGGAGCTTTCTTCCTCGTTGTGGGTGCAGCCGTTTGGATTCTCGAGCACAGAGAGAACCCCGAGTTCCGCGGCACTCCGAAACAACAGATCGCAACCATGTTCTG GTTTAGCTTTTCGACGATGTTTTTCGTGCACA GAGAGAACACGGTGAGCACACTCGGGCGATTCGTGCTGATCGTGTGGCTGTTTGTGGTCCTAATCATCAACTCAAGCTACACAGCCAGCTTAACGTCGATCCTCACAGTTCAGCAGCTGTCTTCGGGGATTACAGGCCTCGACAGCCTTCTCTCAACCTCCGACCCAATTGGCTACCAGGAGGGGAAGTTTGCAAGAAACTACATGATAGAGGAGCTCAACATTCCGGAATCCAGGCTGAAGCCATTGAACTCCCCTGAAGAGTACGCTAAAGCTCTCGAGCTTGGACCAAAAGGTGGTGGTGTCGCAGCCATAGTCGATGAGATTCCTTacgttgagatcttgctctccgtcTACTGCCACTTCAGAATAGTGGGCCCAGAATTCACCAAAAATGGATGGGGATTC GCATTCCAGAGAGACTCTCCTCTTGCAGTTGACTTGTCTACTGCAATCCTGACACTGTCCGAGAACGGTGATCTCCAAAGAATCCATGACAAGTGGCTATCGCGAACTGAATGTTCTTCGCAAGATACCGACCTAGAAGCCAACCGGCTAAGTCTCAGTAGCTTCTGgggcctcttcctcctctccggcATCGTGTGCGTTCTTGCTCTCATCGTCTACATCATCAAGACATGCTGTCAGTACAGCAAGTTTAGCAGCACAGAGGCTGGCAAATCCAAGGAAAATGTCGAGGTAAGCAGCAACCGAAAGGATCCCAAACTTAGCAAGTTAAAGAGCTTCAAGAACTTGATGCACTTTGTCGATACCAAGGAAGAAGAGATTGATAAGGTGATCAAGAGGAGACTGAGTgacaaacaacaacaacaaggtgCTTCTACTTCAGATAATGTGCCTTCTACGTCACATGCATAG
- the LOC135638726 gene encoding glutamate receptor 3.4-like isoform X3, producing the protein MASMSPLFMIWFLVGLSGAVGELGDGTTKPGMVNVGVLYTFNSTIGRAAMVGIELAIEDVNADSTILAGTQLNVIAQDTNCSGFVGTIEALRLMEKKVVAVVGPQSSGIGHVISHVVTELHVPLLSFAATDPTLSPLEHPYFIRTTHSDYFQMNAIADLVEHFGWREVTAIFVDDDYGRGGVIALGDALAKKRSRISYKAGFPPNAGPTAINDLLVRVNLMESRVFVVHVNPDTGMNVFSVAKNMGMMATGYVWIATDWLASTLDSVVGPDPNAMSLLQGAIVLRHHTPDSASKRRFTARWNAMIRAGNASSGLNSYGLYAYDSLWVVARAIDRFLSAGNTINFSADPRLHEANGSTLHLSTLRIFDGGESLLQQLLLTNFTGLTGQIEFDSERNLIRPSYDILNIGGGPRLIGYWSNYSGLSVIAPEILYQQPPNTSTTSQQQLFGVVWPGETTAPPRGWVFPNDGKPLRIGVPNRASFKEFVTNSSNSDDLGGFCIDVFNAAIKLLPYPVPCSFVLIGDGSRNPNYDEIVNMVARNELDAAVGDIAIVRNRIKIVDFTQPYTESGLVIVTRVRASSSSAWAFLKPFTLEMWCATGAFFLVVGAAVWILEHRENPEFRGTPKQQIATMFWFSFSTMFFVHRENTVSTLGRFVLIVWLFVVLIINSSYTASLTSILTVQQLSSGITGLDSLLSTSDPIGYQEGKFARNYMIEELNIPESRLKPLNSPEEYAKALELGPKGGGVAAIVDEIPYVEILLSVYCHFRIVGPEFTKNGWGFAFQRDSPLAVDLSTAILTLSENGDLQRIHDKWLSRTECSSQDTDLEANRLSLSSFWGLFLLSGIVCVLALIVYIIKTCCQYSKFSSTEAGKSKENVEVSSNRKDPKLSKLKSFKNLMHFVDTKEEEIDKVIKRRLSDKQQQQGASTSDNVPSTSHA; encoded by the exons ATGGCCAGCATGTCTCCGCTGTTCATGATATGGTTCTTGGTTGGCCTTAGTGGCGCGGTGGGTGAGCTTGGCGATGGAACCACCAAGCCTGGCATGGTGAATGTGGGTGTTCTTTACACCTTTAATTCTACCATCGGAAGGGCAGCCATGGTTGGGATCGAGCTAGCAATAGAAGACGTCAATGCAGACTCCACGATCCTTGCGGGGACCCAGCTGAATGTGATCGCACAGGACACAAACTGCAGCGGCTTTGTTGGAACGATCGAAG CCTTACGACTGATGGAGAAGAAGGTGGTGGCAGTCGTCGGTCCGCAGTCCTCCGGCATCGGCCATGTCATCTCCCACGTCGTCACCGAGCTCCATGTCCCTCTCTTATCCTTCGCCGCCACCGATCCAACCCTCTCCCCACTGGAGCACCCCTACTTCATCCGAACAACTCACAGCGACTACTTCCAGATGAACGCCATCGCCGACCTCGTCGAACACTTCGGCTGGCGAGAGGTGACCGCCATCTTCGTCGACGACGACTACGGCAGGGGCGGCGTGATAGCACTCGGCGACGCGCTCGCCAAGAAGCGTTCCAGGATCTCATACAAAGCTGGCTTCCCTCCCAACGCTGGCCCGACCGCGATCAATGACTTGCTGGTGAGAGTCAATCTCATGGAGTCTCGCGTCTTCGTCGTGCATGTCAACCCTGACACCGGCATGAACGTCTTCTCCGTCGCCAAGAATATGGGGATGATGGCCACCGGATACGTGTGGATCGCCACAGATTGGCTTGCTTCCACTCTGGATTCGGTCGTGGGACCAGATCCCAACGCCATGAGCCTCCTCCAAGGCGCCATTGTTCTTCGCCACCACACACCGGATTCAGCTTCCAAGAGGCGATTCACAGCTCGGTGGAACGCCATGATTCGCGCTGGAAACGCTTCGTCCGGCTTGAACAGCTACGGCCTCTACGCTTACGATTCACTCTGGGTGGTTGCTCGTGCCATCGATCGATTTCTAAGTGCAGGAAACACCATCAACTTCTCTGCAGATCCTCGCTTGCACGAGGCCAATGGCAGCACTCTGCACTTGTCGACGCTGCGTATTTTCGACGGAGGCGAAAGCTTGCTTCAGCAGCTGCTGCTCACAAACTTCACCGGATTGACAGGCCAAATCGAGTTCGATTCGGAGAGAAATCTCATCCGACCTTCTTATGACATCCTCAACATAGGAGGTGGACCTCGATTGATCGGATACTGGTCCAATTACTCTGGTCTATCGGTTATTGCTCCTGAGATCTTATACCAGCAGCCACCGAACACTTCCACCACGAGCCAGCAGCAGCTTTTCGGTGTCGTGTGGCCCGGCGAAACGACGGCGCCGCCGCGTGGTTGGGTGTTCCCCAACGATGGCAAGCCTCTCAGGATCGGAGTTCCGAACCGAGCGAGCTTCAAGGAGTTCGTGACCAACAGTTCCAACTCCGACGATCTCGGTGGCTTCTGCATCGATGTGTTCAATGCTGCAATCAAGCTGCTGCCTTACCCGGTTCCTTGCTCGTTTGTGCTGATCGGAGACGGTTCTAGGAATCCAAATTACGACGAAATCGTCAACATGGTCGCTCGAAAT GAGCTCGATGCTGCCGTAGGAGACATTGCAATCGTGAGGAACAGAATCAAGATCGTGGATTTCACGCAGCCATACACCGAATCAGGACTCGTTATAGTCACTCGAGTTCGGGCGAGCAGCTCAAGTGCTTGGGCCTTCCTGAAGCCATTCACGTTGGAGATGTGGTGCGCCACCGGAGCTTTCTTCCTCGTTGTGGGTGCAGCCGTTTGGATTCTCGAGCACAGAGAGAACCCCGAGTTCCGCGGCACTCCGAAACAACAGATCGCAACCATGTTCTG GTTTAGCTTTTCGACGATGTTTTTCGTGCACA GAGAGAACACGGTGAGCACACTCGGGCGATTCGTGCTGATCGTGTGGCTGTTTGTGGTCCTAATCATCAACTCAAGCTACACAGCCAGCTTAACGTCGATCCTCACAGTTCAGCAGCTGTCTTCGGGGATTACAGGCCTCGACAGCCTTCTCTCAACCTCCGACCCAATTGGCTACCAGGAGGGGAAGTTTGCAAGAAACTACATGATAGAGGAGCTCAACATTCCGGAATCCAGGCTGAAGCCATTGAACTCCCCTGAAGAGTACGCTAAAGCTCTCGAGCTTGGACCAAAAGGTGGTGGTGTCGCAGCCATAGTCGATGAGATTCCTTacgttgagatcttgctctccgtcTACTGCCACTTCAGAATAGTGGGCCCAGAATTCACCAAAAATGGATGGGGATTC GCATTCCAGAGAGACTCTCCTCTTGCAGTTGACTTGTCTACTGCAATCCTGACACTGTCCGAGAACGGTGATCTCCAAAGAATCCATGACAAGTGGCTATCGCGAACTGAATGTTCTTCGCAAGATACCGACCTAGAAGCCAACCGGCTAAGTCTCAGTAGCTTCTGgggcctcttcctcctctccggcATCGTGTGCGTTCTTGCTCTCATCGTCTACATCATCAAGACATGCTGTCAGTACAGCAAGTTTAGCAGCACAGAGGCTGGCAAATCCAAGGAAAATGTCGAGGTAAGCAGCAACCGAAAGGATCCCAAACTTAGCAAGTTAAAGAGCTTCAAGAACTTGATGCACTTTGTCGATACCAAGGAAGAAGAGATTGATAAGGTGATCAAGAGGAGACTGAGTgacaaacaacaacaacaaggtgCTTCTACTTCAGATAATGTGCCTTCTACGTCACATGCATAG